CGCGCGCTCGACACAATATTCTCGGAGTTGGAAAAGACTTAAACGATGCGCCCTTGCTCGGACTAGTGCGGAGCCAGTCCTATCTCCAGGCCTGTCCGGTCTTCCAACGCATATTTGTCGAACAGATCCGCGCTGGCAGTGTTCAAACCGACAATCCGCGTGTGGCGGCCATTGCGGCGCATACGGTCGACAACTTTGTCCAATGCTTCAATCGCCGAGATATCCCAGAAATGTGCCGTCGAAACGTCGATCACGACATGGTGCGCAGCGTCTTCATATTTGCTTTCCGGACCCAGCGCGGCGATGAAACGGTCGACAGACGCAAAGAAGATTTGACCGGTCACCTTGTAAACCGCGCTATGCTCGCGCCGGATACGTTCGACACTGAACATCGTGCGGACTTTGCCAGCGAAGAAGATACCCGACAGCAGCACGCCGACAAGAACACCCATCGCAAGGTCATGCGTCCACACAACGACAACCACCGTCGCCAGCATCACAAAGGATGATGTCGGCGGGTGCCGCTTGAGATTGGCAATCGAATTCCAGCTGAAGGTACCGATCGATACCATGATCATAACAGCGACCAGTGCCGGCATCGGCACGCTGCCGACATAGGGACCAAGCACAGTCAGCAGGAACAACAAAAACGCGCCTGCCGTAAAGGTCGATAGCCGCCCGCGGCCTCCCGACGCGACGTTGATCACCGATTGGCCAATCATTGCGCAGCCGCCCATCCCGCCGAAGAATGCAGCGACGATATTGGAGAGGCCCTGTCCGGCGCTTTCCTGCTGCTTGTTGCTGTCGGTATGCGTCATGTCATCGACAATCTGCGCGGTGAGCAGGCTCTCCAGCAAACCGACCGCAGCCATGGTCAGCGAATATGGCAGGATAATCATAAAGGTGTCCCATGTGAACGGGACGTTGGGCAGTGCAAATGTCGGCAAGCCATCGGGCAGTTTGCCCTCGCCCGCAACATTATTGACCGGCAGATTCCAGAACACTGCGACTGCTGTCAGCAGGACGATTGCGACCAGCGGGCTTGGAACGATTTTCGTAATACGCGGGAAGCCATAGATAATCGCGAGACCCGCCGCGACCATCGCATAGGTCTCCCAGCCGACATTAGTGAGTTGCGGGATCTGCGCGAGGAAAATCAGGATCGCCAGTGCATTGACGAAGCCGGTGATTACCGAGCGCGAGACGAACTGCATCAACAGGTCGAGCCGCAGCAGCGCCGCAATGCCCTGGATAATCCCCATCAGAATGGTCGCGGCGAAGAGATAATCGACGCCGTAATCCTTCACCAGCGGGATCACTACGACCGCCACCGCAGCAGTTGCCGCAGAGATCATACCGGGACGCCCGCCAACGAGCGCTATCACCATGGCAATCGCTACCGAAGCATAAAGGCCGACGCTGGGGTCAACACCGGCGATCAGCGAGAAGCCTATCGCCTCCGGGATCAGCGCGAGAGCAACCACGATACCGGCCAGAATATCCGCGCGGACATTGCCAAACCAATCGCGTTTCATAGTGGCAGCAAAAGTGCTGTCAGCAGCCATAGTATTTTTCCAAATTTGTATGAAGCACGCGTCATGCGCGCACGGTGGTCGCCGCGCGCCTAGAGGTTTATGCTGCAATGCACAACAGGGCAGCGGACTAAGGGCCGAATGATGGGGACGTATTCAGCAGTTTGACTTGCCCGCGCGCCGCTTTACACCCTCGCGCATAAAGGAGAATTCATGCTCAAACATTCGCTTTCGGTCGCGTTTACTCTTGCTCTCATCGCCGCCGCCCCGGCCGCATTGGCACAAACCGTAGTGTGGCAGTCAAAGCCCGCGGCTGCAGATGCAAGCGCAGATGAACAGCTGAAAGCGCTGTATGACGACTACTCACGGTGGCAACAAAATGAGCGCGGCGAGGCTCTGCCCAAGGTTGCGCCCGCAGATTACGAGCGGCGGACCGCAATATTAAAGCGGTTTTTGAGGAATCTGGATGCCATTCCGGCGAGCGATCTCGCCCCGGATGAAACAGTAAATGCGGCTGTCTTGCGCAGCGTGCTGACCGAACAGATCGAAGATGCGCGCTTCCGCGAATGGGAAATGCCGTTCAACAGTGACTCAAGTTTCTGGAGCTATCTGGCCCCGGCCAGCGGCTTCCAGACGATTGAACAATATGAGAATTACCTAACTCGGATTCAGGAAATACCCGGATATTTTGATCAACATATCGCCAATGCACGCGCCGGATTGGAGCGCGGTTTTTCGGTACCCCAAGTGACGCTCGATGGCCGCGATGCCTCGCTACTTCCCTATGCGAGCGTCACGGTCGAAGACAATCCGTTCTGGGTTCCGATCGCACAGATGCCTGCGAGTTTCTCTGACGAGGACCGCGAGAAAGTAACCGCGAAAGCACGCGACGTGATTTCCGGGGCAATCGCACCGGCCTATAGCAACCTCCTCACATTCCTGCGTGATGAATATCTGCCCAACGCCCGCGAAACACTGGCGGCGCACGATTTTCCCGATGGCGAAGCCTATTATGCCCAGCAGATTCGCCAGTACACGACGCTGAATCTGACTGCGGACGAAATCCACGCCATCGGCCTCAGAGAAGTTGCCCGGATCGAAGCCGCAATGCGCGACATCATGGCGAAGGTCGGGTTTGAAGGCAGTATTGCAGAGTTCAATGAAAGCCTGCGCACCGACCCGCAATTTATCGCCGAAACGCCTGACGAACTGATGGGCGTCGCGTCCTACGTCGCCAAGCGCGTCGACGGCGAATTGGGCAAATATTTCGGGTTCCTGCCGCGCCACCGCTTCTCGATCCGCCCGGTCGCGCCCGACATTGCGCCGTTCTATACCGCCGGACGAGGCGGTTACGAATATTGCCAGATGAACACTTATGATCTGCCATCGCGCCCGCTCTACAACATCCCTGCGCTAACGTTGCACGAATGCGCTCCGGGTCACTCTTTCCAGGCCGCATTCCAGCGAGAGCAAGGTGAAACGGCAGAGTTCCGCCGCAGCATTTACTTCAGCGGGATGGGCGAAGGATGGGGGCTGTATGTCGAATATCTCGGTGAGGAAATGGGCATCTACCGCACGCCCTATGAAAAGTTTGGACGGCTATCTTACGAAATGTGGCGCGCCGCGCGGTTGGTGATTGATACGGGTATTCACTCGCAGGGCTGGGGCCGTGACAGGGCCTTGGCCTATCTCGGCGACCGGACCGCATTGTCACGCCACGAAGTCGCGACAGAGATCGACCGTTACATCAGTTGGCCGGGCCAAGCGCTCTCTTACAAACTTGGGGAAATGCAGATCCGCCGATTGCGCGCAGAGGCAGAGGAGAAGCTCGGCGGTGATTTCGATATCCGCAAGTTCCACGACATCATTCTGGCGCTCGGTTCAGTACCCTTGCCGGTTCTGGAAGAGCGCATCCAGCGATTCATTGCCGATGGCGGACAGGGACTACCCGATGTCATCTATGATCGATTGCAACCGAACTAGCCAGCCGCGCCTGCCCGATGCAACGACTGACGCGAACCATTCTAGAATACGCAACATTTCTTGTTGCGACTAATTATCATTAGCGATAGATTTGGTGCTTCCAATCGAGAGGAGTCGCCATGAACAACCCCGAGCCGTCCGCCACGCCAGTCCTCTTACCTATGCCGGCTGCGTACACGGATCGAACAATGCTGGTGATGTTACGCAGAATGGGAGGGCATGGATTGCGCGACGCGAAGGCTTCGTGGATCGGCCTCAACCACTTCGGGCAGAGCTTCCGTCAGCCGCTGGTGCTGCTCCGCTGTTTTGTGGCGGAAATTGCACAGGCATCGCAGCGCAGCATCATGCTCGCCAATTGTTGCGCCCCGCGTATGACCGAAGATGAGGGGCTGATGCTGGAAACATTGGCTTTGTGTGGCCGCAACCCCGAGCGGGCGAAGCGCAATCTGGCGCGGCTTACCGATGGCGGCTCCACCATCCGCCCCTTCTCGGTCGCGCGCGCGCTCAATATTGCGCTAGAAAATATGGGGCGCCCGTTGGAGGGTTGATCAGCCCTGCGCGAGCAAATCGTCGATCTGGCCGAGACGTTCTTTGCCGAAGAACATCTCGGCCCCCTCACCCGTATCGACATAGAATGTCGGGATGCCAAATGCGCCGCGTTCAACCGCTTTGTCGGTGTTGTCCATCAGAATTTGTTTGACAGAAGGCGCCTGCGTTTTCGCAAGCAAGTTTGCCGCATCGAACCCGGCTTTGGCCAGCACGGGCGCAATCGCCGCAGCGTCAGTCGCATCCACGCCGTCTTCCCAGATCGCAGGCAGCAATGAGTCGAGCAGAGTGATCCGCTCCTCATTCCCAACCGCACACAGCACACGCTGCAAAGTTACCGAGTTGAACGGGAATTTGGGATTCATTTTCCACTTTGTCATGCCGTGCTTGGCGATGAAACGGGTCATCTCCAGCATCGCATATTCGTTCTTACCCTTGACCTCGCCATCGCGAATAAAAGGCGGCGCATTGCCTGTCAGCTTATGCATCCCGGCGAGAAAAACAGGGGTTATTTCAATGCTGGCCTCGTGCTTTGCCGCGATATCCTTGAGCAGATAATAGGCGAAATAGGCGTTGGGACTGACAAAGTCGAAAATGAGTTCGATGGTTTTGGTCATCATATCTTCCCTAAATCCCTGCAGTCTTCAACGCCCCGTCCATATCCTCGATCACATCCTCGATATCCTCCAGGCCGACATTGATACGCAGCATCCCTTCATGAACACCCATTTCGGCGCGGTCTTGTTCGGTTAGACCAGCGTGGGTCGTGCTGGCGGGATGACACATCAGGCTACGGGCGTCGCCGATATTATTGCTGATATCGATCAGCTTGAGCGCATCGAGAATGGCGTGGGCTTGTTTGCGCCCTTCTACCACAAAGCTGAAGATTGGGCCGCAGGCGTCCATCTGCTTTTGCGCGAGGTCGTAACTCGGGTGGCTAGATAGGCCGGGATGGAGCATTGTCCCGCCAGCCGCAGCAATACGTTCTTCCATGAACTGACCAAGTTCGAATGCATTTTCGCTTTGCTTGTGCGCGCGCAGACTGAGCGTTTCGAGCCCTTTGAGAACTACCCACGCATTAAACGGCGCGATGTTGGGACCGGTATTGCGTTGGAAAGGCAGCAGCGTTTCGTTGATGAATTCCTCGCTTCCGCAGACGGCACCGGCGAGTACCCTGCCCTGCCCGTCCATCAGTTTCGTCGCCGAATAGGCCACCACGTCCGCGCCAAATTCCATCGGGCGCTGCAATGCGGGCGAGCAGAACGCATTGTCCACCACAGTCGTAATACCATGAGCGGTCGCCAGCTTGCAGACATAGTCCATATCGACAATGTCGAGCGTCGGATTGGCCGGGCTTTCGAAGAAGAACACTTTGGTATTGGGCCGAATCGCTTTCTCCCACTCCTCATTCACCGCGCTGTCGATCACAGTCGTTTCGATCCCGAAGCGCGGGAGCAAATGATCGACCAGCCAACGACACGATCCGAACGCCGCCCGCGCCGCGACGCAGTGATCGCCCGCTGATAATTGGCACAACAAAGCTGCCGTCATTGCCGCCATACCGCTCGCCTGCGCACGGCATGCCTCCGCGCCTTCCATCAGGGCAATCCGCTCTTCCAGCATTGCCACGGTCGGGTTTTGCAGACGCGAATAGGTCATCCCGTCTTCTTCACCGGCAAACCGCGCAGCAACGGTCGCTGCATCGTTATAGGTGTAGCCGGAGGTAAGGAATAGCGCCTCGCTCGTCTCACCGTGCTCGCTGCGCCAAGTGCCGCCACGCACTGCCTGCGTTGCCGGGCGCCATGTCTGCGTGACCTTGCGATCCATTCCAGTGGTCTTTTTCATAGTGGTCCGGCTGTAGGCGGCACGCTGTGCAGCGGCAAGCGCAAGCTACTCAGGAAATGCCTTCGCAATCGCAAGATCACCTATGTCGCTACGGCCAACCGCATCCAGCATAGACGCGCCCTCGATCACCGCCAACATGTGATGCGCAGTGCCGCCAAGATCATCCAGACCCTCAGGCAGATGCTCTTCCAACCAGCGCAGCATTGTGCCCATTATCCGCCCCGAGCTTGCCGCCCAATCCGGCTCACCGGAGACGCCGCCCGCCA
This genomic window from Pontixanthobacter aestiaquae contains:
- a CDS encoding SulP family inorganic anion transporter, with the protein product MAADSTFAATMKRDWFGNVRADILAGIVVALALIPEAIGFSLIAGVDPSVGLYASVAIAMVIALVGGRPGMISAATAAVAVVVIPLVKDYGVDYLFAATILMGIIQGIAALLRLDLLMQFVSRSVITGFVNALAILIFLAQIPQLTNVGWETYAMVAAGLAIIYGFPRITKIVPSPLVAIVLLTAVAVFWNLPVNNVAGEGKLPDGLPTFALPNVPFTWDTFMIILPYSLTMAAVGLLESLLTAQIVDDMTHTDSNKQQESAGQGLSNIVAAFFGGMGGCAMIGQSVINVASGGRGRLSTFTAGAFLLFLLTVLGPYVGSVPMPALVAVMIMVSIGTFSWNSIANLKRHPPTSSFVMLATVVVVVWTHDLAMGVLVGVLLSGIFFAGKVRTMFSVERIRREHSAVYKVTGQIFFASVDRFIAALGPESKYEDAAHHVVIDVSTAHFWDISAIEALDKVVDRMRRNGRHTRIVGLNTASADLFDKYALEDRTGLEIGLAPH
- a CDS encoding DUF885 domain-containing protein, translated to MLKHSLSVAFTLALIAAAPAALAQTVVWQSKPAAADASADEQLKALYDDYSRWQQNERGEALPKVAPADYERRTAILKRFLRNLDAIPASDLAPDETVNAAVLRSVLTEQIEDARFREWEMPFNSDSSFWSYLAPASGFQTIEQYENYLTRIQEIPGYFDQHIANARAGLERGFSVPQVTLDGRDASLLPYASVTVEDNPFWVPIAQMPASFSDEDREKVTAKARDVISGAIAPAYSNLLTFLRDEYLPNARETLAAHDFPDGEAYYAQQIRQYTTLNLTADEIHAIGLREVARIEAAMRDIMAKVGFEGSIAEFNESLRTDPQFIAETPDELMGVASYVAKRVDGELGKYFGFLPRHRFSIRPVAPDIAPFYTAGRGGYEYCQMNTYDLPSRPLYNIPALTLHECAPGHSFQAAFQREQGETAEFRRSIYFSGMGEGWGLYVEYLGEEMGIYRTPYEKFGRLSYEMWRAARLVIDTGIHSQGWGRDRALAYLGDRTALSRHEVATEIDRYISWPGQALSYKLGEMQIRRLRAEAEEKLGGDFDIRKFHDIILALGSVPLPVLEERIQRFIADGGQGLPDVIYDRLQPN
- a CDS encoding DUF6628 family protein, encoding MNNPEPSATPVLLPMPAAYTDRTMLVMLRRMGGHGLRDAKASWIGLNHFGQSFRQPLVLLRCFVAEIAQASQRSIMLANCCAPRMTEDEGLMLETLALCGRNPERAKRNLARLTDGGSTIRPFSVARALNIALENMGRPLEG
- a CDS encoding 2-hydroxychromene-2-carboxylate isomerase; its protein translation is MMTKTIELIFDFVSPNAYFAYYLLKDIAAKHEASIEITPVFLAGMHKLTGNAPPFIRDGEVKGKNEYAMLEMTRFIAKHGMTKWKMNPKFPFNSVTLQRVLCAVGNEERITLLDSLLPAIWEDGVDATDAAAIAPVLAKAGFDAANLLAKTQAPSVKQILMDNTDKAVERGAFGIPTFYVDTGEGAEMFFGKERLGQIDDLLAQG
- a CDS encoding trans-sulfuration enzyme family protein — translated: MKKTTGMDRKVTQTWRPATQAVRGGTWRSEHGETSEALFLTSGYTYNDAATVAARFAGEEDGMTYSRLQNPTVAMLEERIALMEGAEACRAQASGMAAMTAALLCQLSAGDHCVAARAAFGSCRWLVDHLLPRFGIETTVIDSAVNEEWEKAIRPNTKVFFFESPANPTLDIVDMDYVCKLATAHGITTVVDNAFCSPALQRPMEFGADVVAYSATKLMDGQGRVLAGAVCGSEEFINETLLPFQRNTGPNIAPFNAWVVLKGLETLSLRAHKQSENAFELGQFMEERIAAAGGTMLHPGLSSHPSYDLAQKQMDACGPIFSFVVEGRKQAHAILDALKLIDISNNIGDARSLMCHPASTTHAGLTEQDRAEMGVHEGMLRINVGLEDIEDVIEDMDGALKTAGI